Below is a genomic region from Elusimicrobiota bacterium.
ATCCGTTTCAACCAAAAAAAGAACGGCTTTGGCCACTTCGGCCGCGCCGCCCCAACGGCGAAGCGGGGTGGCCTCGATCACTTCCCGGTGGGCCGCCCGGGAGAGGCCGACGGGGGCCAGAATGGGCCCCGGCGCGATGGCGTTCACCAAAATCCGGGGCGCCAGTTCCAACGCGAGCGTTTCGGTCAGCCCTTTCACGGCGGCTTTGGCGATGTAATAGGGGCCGTAGCCTTGGTAGCGGGGGCGGCCCGAGGCGGCCACCCAATCCGAAAAATTGACGATGCGACCGGCCCCGGTTTTCTCCATGAGCGGGGCGGCCAAATGGGCCAGGCGGTGGGCGCTTTCCAAATCCACGGACAAGGAACGCCGAAGCGCCCGTGACGCCGCCCCCGGCCGGCGCAGAGAGGCGAGCGGCGTTCGTTCGT
It encodes:
- a CDS encoding SDR family oxidoreductase, with product MDLQGKTALITGAARVGSAVAEALAERGCRVALSYRSSRSAAEKTARAVLARGGEAMIVRADVTRETDARRLVDAVRRRWGRLDVLVNMASLYERTPLASLRRPGAASRALRRSLSVDLESAHRLAHLAAPLMEKTGAGRIVNFSDWVAASGRPRYQGYGPYYIAKAAVKGLTETLALELAPRILVNAIAPGPILAPVGLSRAAHREVIEATPLRRWGGAAEVAKAVLFLVETDFVTGETLRVDGGRHLS